CCCGTTCTGGGTCATTAATGAAGGCGAATACAGGATGATGAATACATTTGATTTGACGGTTGACCAACTGTTCTTCGAGCTCAAGATGAATCCATGGACAGTGAAAAATGAGCTCGACATGTTTGTTTCTCGGTACAGTTATCGGGATGAAGTGAGGTTCCCTGGTGAGGTAGAGATGCATCGAGGCGGCCTTAGCTTTACGCATGACATGGGGGTCGCGAATCAACTGTCGAGGGCTGGGTATTCCGCATACGAGGAATACGGATTGACTGGATGTTTCTCACACATGACGCATGAACAGCTTGTGAACTGGGTTCTTTGTGCAGCGGTTTACACCGAACAGACCGGAGACAATGAGTGGCTGTCGGCAAACCTTGGAGTGCTCGAGGAATGCTTTGAAAGCATGCTTAACCGCGACAATCCGGACCCTGCGAGGAGAAATGGCGTGATGGCGCTTGACAGCAGTCGCACCATGGGCGGAGCGGAAATCACGACGTACGACAGCCTTGATACGTCACTTGGACAGGCTCGAAACAATCTCTACCTGGCGAGCAAGTCCTGGGCTGCCTATGTGGGACTGAACAAGCTGTTTACAGACCATGGCAGACTGGAACTTGCAGATGTGGCCATGGACCAGGCCCTGCGATGCGCACGCACGATTGTGTCCTTTCAGACTGATGCAGGCTACATTCCTGCAGTGATGGGGGAGGATAACGACTCGAAAATCATCCCGGCCATTGAGGGTCTTGTTTTCCCGTATTACATGAACTGCCACGACGCACTCGACTTTGAAGGCCGATTCGGCTTTTTCCTCAATGCCATCAAAAAGCATTTTGAAGTGGTGCTCGTCGAAGGGGTCTGTCTATTTCCTGACGGAGGGTGGAAGATTTCTTCCACCAGCGACAATTCATGGCTCAGCAAGGTGTATCTTTGCCAGTTTGTCGCACGACAAATTCTTGGTGTCCGGGATGACAAGTCCACTGCTGCGGCAGACGGCGCGCACGTCGGTTGGTTGACGCATCCGACGCTGTCCATCTGGAGTTGGAGTGACCAAATGGTGAAAGGCGAGGCGATTGGCAGCAGATATTACCCTCGCGGTGTGACAAGTATCCTTTGGTTAGACGAAGACTAGAATTAGAGAGCAAGCAAAGCCAGAAGGCTGCTCATCTGGCACATGTGCAGCCTTTCTGTGGCGCACGCGCCAATAAACCTGATGTGATTAGGACTTGCTCCAGGCACTCACGACCAAAGGAGATGACTCTGGTCCTGAAAAGTGTGCCTGCAACGCCAAGGCCCCAGCACCGATGCCGCATGACGAGGAACCAAATTGAGACGTCTGCACTCGCGCTGGTGAATACGGAGCAATGAACGAACGCCCCGAGATAACCTCGGCAACGGTGCTAATGACTTCTTGTTCTGCAGACGCAAAGCGTGAACTCACCAATATCAGTGCAGGGTTTAAAGCATTGACCAGAGACGCGAGTCCTACTCCAAGATAATGAGCTGCAGATTCGACAGCTTTCTTCGCGTTCTCGTCGCCCTCTTCCAACCGCTTGATGATGTTTTTAAATGAAACAGATAAATTGGTGAGTTTTTTGTAGTGTCGAATCACTGCGGTTTCGGATGCATACAGTTCTAGGCAACCTCGATTACCGCAGGAACATTCTGGTCCATTCTCGTCAATCGTCATATGACCAAATTCGCCTGCGATACCGGCTTGGCCGCGAATCAGGTGATCATTGAGAATGATTCCGGTCCCAATGCCGCGACCGAGGCTGAGAAACACCACATTCGACACATCTCTGCCGGCGCCGAACAGTTGCTCGCCGATAGCTCCAACGTTTGCTTCGTTCTCAATAAAAATCGGGAGTCCCAGTTCTCCTTCGAGCATTGACCGCAAAGGAATGTCTTTCCAGTGCAGGTTCGGTGCGTTGAGAATGACGCCGCGTGTTGAATCAACAAGGCCAGGGATGCCAACGCCGACGCCAATCACCCCAAGCGGTGAATGACTGGCCGCGTGAACGGCGATTTTAATGATGTCTACCATTTTGTGATACGTTTCGTCCGCGCTCTCCGTGTCTGCAATCGCGTCTTCATAGGTGTTGAGCACTCTGCACGATAAGTCCATGACCAGCACGCGAAAGTAGTCAACACCTACGTCGACGCCAATCACATGTCCTGCGCCAGGGTTGAAGCGCAAAGGAACGGGTTTGCGCCCGACGCCAGTTGATTGGAGCAGGCCGTCTTCAAGGACATACTGCTCTTGAATCAACTGTTCAATGATGCCGGAGACGGTTGCTTTTGTCAGTCCAGTTTGGCGGGATATCTCCACCCGCGACAAGGGACTGTGGAATCGCAACAGGTTGAGGACAATCGAGCGATTCAGATTCTTAATGTAGGTTTGATCACCAGTAGCTCTCACGATAATACCGCCTTATCAAAAATTTTTTGGTTTATAAATTCAGCAATTTGCATCGCAGACGTGATTGCGAATCATCCAAGATTAGTATATAATAAGTTCACTAAACAAACAAATAGTCTTCCTGCCCTATTAACTACGTGTTGTCGTAGTACCGATTTCCATGTACAGGTCAGGCAATCGTCCAGCCGAAGAGAACTGCTTTGAAAACGGTGTCATCAAGACATCGATTCGGCGTTTGCCGAGCGTATGTGAAAATCGCCAAAATCCTAGGTAGAGGTGACCGGTGTGGCGTATTTTGCAGATGTTGAAAAGGTTCAGTATGAAGGCCCAAAATCTCGAAACCCTCTTGCGTTCAAGTATTACAACCCGGATGAGGTTGTGTTGGGGCAAACGATGGCCGAGCACCTCCGTTTTGCCGTTAGCTATTGGCATACGTTCACTCTTCAAGGCAATGACCCCTTCGGCTTGCCAACGATGGTTCGTCCCTGGGATGGGTCTGAGGGAATGGACCTCGCAAAAAAACGTGTCGAAGCAGCATTCGAGTTCCTGGACAAATTGAACGTCAGGTACTTTTGTTTTCATGACAGGGATATTGCACCGGAAGGCGCAACGCTGCGAGAAACCAATCAAAATCTTGATGTCATTGTAAACATGATTGAAGAATATATGAAGTCTTCAGGCAAAAAATTGCTGTGGAACACGGCGAACATGTTCTCCAATCCGCGATTTGTCCACGGCGCAGCAACCTCCGCCGATGCAAACGTATTTGCATTTGCCGCTGCACAGGTGAAAAAAGGCCTCGAAGTTGCCAAACAGCTTGGCGCCGATAACTACGTGTTCTGGGGTGGACGCGAAGGATACGAAACGCTGCTCAATACCGACATGAAGCTCGAACTCGACAATATGGCGCGCTTGCTCCAGATGGCATGTGACTACGCCGACGAGATTGGCTTTACGGGTCAACTCCTGCTTGAGCCAAAACCAAAAGAACCCACGAAACACCAATACGACTTCGATGCAGCAACGACAATTTCATTTTTAAAGACGCATGGTCTCGATCATCGCTTCAAACTAAATATCGAGGCAAACCATGCAACGCTCGCCGGACATACGTTCGAGCACGAATTGTACGTCAGCCGCATTCACGGCATGCTCGGTTCTGTCGATGCGAACCAAGGAGATCCGCTATTAGGCTGGGATACGGACGAGTTCCCGACTGATTTGTACAGCACAACGCTCGCGATGTACCAAATTTTAAAGAACGGCGGTCTGAACAGCGGTGGTTTGAACTTTGATGCCAAAGTGAGACGCGCGTCGATGACCCCGATTGATTTGTTCTATGGTCACATCGCCGGTATGGACTCATTTGCACGGGGGCTCAGAGTCGCAGCACGGCTGACGGAAGACAACGTGCTCGATGATTTCATCCAACAGCGGTACAGCAGCTATCAAAGCGCGATTGGAAAAACCATTTTGGACGGATCGGCAACCTTCAAGTCGCTGGAAGACTACATCCTTGACAAGGAATTCGTTGTTCAAAGCTCCGGTCGACAGGAATTGCTCTTGTCCGTTCTAAACCAGTATTTGTTGGAATCCTGAGGCAGTTGAGATGAAATACGTCATCGGAATTGACTTAGGCACAAGTGCCGTAAAGGTCTTACTGGTAAACCAGGAGGGCGCGGTCTGCGCGGAGGTTTCGAAAGAATACCCATTGATTCAACCTCAGTCTGGCTACAGTGAGCAGGACCCTGAAGTCTGGGTCACACAAACGCTTGCTGCGCTTAGAGACTTAGTCGCTATGGCTGATGTGGCAGCCCTGGACATTGAGGGCATCAGCTACTCTGGCCAGATGCACGGGCTTGTGTTGCTTGATGCAAGACAGCAAGTACTCCGAAACGCCATTCTTTGGAATGATACAAGAACAACAAATCAGTGCAGAAAAATCACAGAGACGCTTGGGGAACAACTGCTCACGATTACAAGAAATGTGGCGCTTGAAGGATTTACACTCCCAAAACTCCTGTGGGTCAAGGAACACGAACCAGATGTGTTCACAAAGGCAGTTACGTTCTTGTTGCCAAAAGACTACGTCCGGTTTCGGATGACCGGCATCCTCGGCATGGACTATTCGGATGCTGCGGGGACTCTGCTCCTTGATGTCATCGCTGGAGCCTGGAGTCAGCAGATATGCGAGACGCTTGCTATTCCTGTTACCCTCTGTCCACCATTGATGGAATCGTTTGCTCTGGTTGGGAGGCTGTTACCCGGAGTTGCCGCAGAGACTGGGCTGGCTGAAACGACAAAGGTTTTTGCAGGCGGAGCTGACAATGCTTGTGGAGCCATTGGTGCGGGCATTTTATCAGCTGGAGATACCATGTGCAGTATCGGGACTTCTGGGGTCGTTCTGTCCTATGAAGACAACCAGCATCGAGATTTTCGCGGCAAGGTCCACTTTTTTAACCATGCGAAGGCAAACGCCTATTATACGATGGGCGTAACGCTTGCGGCAGGATTTAGTCTCTCTTGGTTTAGGGGGACGTTTGCACCGGACGAGAGTTTCGACGACTTGCTTTCCCATCTCGGTGAGTCCCCAATTGGGGCGCACGGACTCCTTTTTACCCCATACTTGGTGGGTGAGCGAACCCCGTATGCGGATGCAATGATTCGAGGGAGTTTTATTGGTATCGACGGCAATCATCAACGCGCAGACTTTACACGCGCGGTGATTGAAGGCATCACCTTTTCTCTCCGAGAATCGATTGAACTCTTTCGAAGAGAAGGGAAAGAAATTCGCAGGATTGTCTCCATCGGCGGCGGAGCGAAAAATGACGACTGGTTGCAGATTCAGGCAGACATTTTTGATGCCACGGTACTAAAATTGGAAAACGAGCAGGGCCCAGGCATGGGGGCCGCCATGTTGGCTGCCTATGGATGTGGGTGGTTTGATTCTCTCGAAGCCTGTGCAAGGAAGTTTACCCGGGTGACCAAAGAGTTTACCCCGTGTGCAAACAGTGTCCGGCAGTACGAGGAACTCTACCGAGTGTACACAGAAGTCTATCCCTCGACGAGGTCTATCAGTGCAGAATTGAGTAAGTTTCGAATCACCAGCGCTGACTGAACGGTTCGCGAAGTTGAGCCTTTGACACAGACGAATGCGAGGAAGGAAATCAAACAATGCATGATATCGAGCTGAAATACCGAAAGTTCCCGGACGGGTTTGTGTGGGGTACTGCAACAGCGTCGTATCAGATTGAAGGTGCAGTCAACGAAGCTGGCCGGGGGCCTTCTATCTGGGATACATTCTCCAACACTCCAGGTAAAGTGCTGTTGGGTCAGACCGGTGACGTGGCTTGTGATCATTACCATCGCTATCGCGATGACGTAAAGATGATGTCCGAGCTCGGCCTTCAGTCTTATCGGTTTTCGCTTGCGTGGCCGCGCGTGTTTCCGGAGAAGGGAAAGTTTTTGGAAGGCGGGTTTGATTTCTACAAACGCCTCCTTGAAGAATTGCATAAATACAACATTCGCCCAGCTGCGACCATTTACCATTGGGATTTGCCGCAGTGGTTAGAGGACGCCGGCGGGTGGTCGAATCGTGACACGGTGAACCATTATCTCGAATTTGCCGAAGCTGCGTTCAAGGCGCTCGGCGATGAAATTCCGCTCTGGATTACCCACAATGAGCCGTGGTGCGCTTCAATGCTCAGTTACGGCATGGGAGAGCATGCACCAGGTCTACGGGATTGGCGCCGCGCCTATCGAGCGGCTCACCACCTGATGCTCTCGCATGGGGAAGCAGTGCAGCTCTACAGGCAGATGGGGCTTACGGGTGAAATTGGCATTACATTGAATCTTGCTCCTGCTTACCCGGCCAGCCCTGCTGAGGCGGATGTTGAAGCAGCGGCCAGACAAGACATTTTTTCAAATCGGTGGTTCCTCGATCCGATTTTCAAAGGCACCTACCCGAGCGAATTCAGCGAGAGGCTAGAGCAGCAGATTGGTCCTCTGGACTTTGTTCAGGAGGGGGATTTAAAGGTCATCTCAGAACCGATGGACTTTTTGGGAATTAACTTTTACAGTCGATCCGTTGTGAAAGACCTTGCAGACGGCTCGTTGCTCGAGGTTGAACATGTGCATACGGAGAATAAAGTCACAGACATGGGCTGGGAAGTGTATCCGCCGGCACTCTATGATTTACTCAAGCACCTGCAATCCGTTTACACGAGTTTACCGCTCTATATCACGGAAAACGGCGCGGCCAGCGCTGATGTCCTGACAGGAGGACAAGTCCACGATACAGACCGCATCGACTACGTGCATGCTCATCTTCAAGCCGCTCACCAGTTCATCGAGGAAGGCGGAAATTTAAAGGGCTACTACTGGTGGTCGCTGATGGACAACTTCGAGTGGGCGTTTGGCTATACAAAGCGATTTGGTATTGTCTATGTAGACTACGATACACAAGCTCGGATTCCGAAAGATAGCTATTATTGGTACCGCAACATCATCGCGGAGAATGCGATTCATGCGCAGCACCAACAGCAGTTATCAACCAGGTAGTTTTCCAATCACAAACAGGGCCCATCTGTAGATGTGGCCCTGTTTGTGTAGTCTGTTCATGGCGAGGCTAGCCGACGCTAACGGGACAAGCGATATGGAACGGTGATGACTTTCACGGACTTGCTAAGCAGTAACCAGGCCATCAGTACAGTGCCTGTTTTGTTGTGAAGCAGTTTGTGCCACCAGCGTTTGGTGATGAATTGCGGTACAACGACTGTAATGTTGTCATTATCGAAATGACTGAGTTCAAATTCGATGAACCGTTGCAGCCGTTTTGCAACCGCCCTGTACTGCGACCGAATGACAACGAGCGGTACGCCAGTCCCCAATTGCTCCCACTCTTTGCGCACCTTTTCTTCTTTCACATCAGCCTCTTCCGGGGAATCGAGTGCAACAACGTTGACGGCGATAACGTTTTTAAAATTGGTCAGTGCATACTCAAGCGCATGCACAGATGACTTGTTGACTGATGCAATTGGAACGATTGTAATCGATTTTTCGCCTACGTGCAGCGGCCGGGAAAAGTCGTACTTGAGTTCGCTCCGCACAATTTGGTAATGAGCTTGAATTTTGCTGAACATAAACACCATCAAAGGGATGCAAATGAATATCAGCCATGCGCCACTCGTAAACCTTGTTACACCGAAGATGAGACAGGCGCCAGCAGTTAATGCGAGACCCCCAGATCCAAGGACCGCGCCGCGCACCCATCCGGTTTTCTTTTCCCTTATTGTGCGAACCACCATACCAAGCTGCGACACACTAAAGGTGTAGAACACGGACACGCCGTAGAGTGGCATCAATTCATTGACCTTTGCATCGAAAACAATCGTGAGTAAAAGCGAGATGAGCGTCAACACGACAATACCATTGCTGTAAACCAGCCTGTCACCTTTGTGCAGTACCCAACGTGGCATAAAACCGTCGCGGGCCATTGATGACCAGAGCGCCGGACAGCCCGTGAACGCGGTATTTGCTGCGATTGCGAGAATTGACATCGTCGAAATCGAGACGAGGACGGTCACTACGTAGCCTATGCCGTGTGTGCCAAAGATGAGCATCGACTCCTGGTTAATCAGCGGTACATCAGGGTTATATGTGAGCCCATGGAGCATGGCAATGCCAGAGACTATCAGGAACAGAAGGCTCAGCGTTATCACGAGCGTAAGCAGCAGCCGCTGCGCTCGGTTTGCAGACGGTTGCCGAAAGACCGGAACCGAATTGGATACGGCCTCGATGCCCGTTAGCGCACTGCATCCATTGGCAAACATTTTTAAGAACAAGAAGAGTCCCATCCCTTGAACCGCGTGCATGCCAGCTGCGGTTGGCAAGTGTATGGCCTGTGGATGCATCGCGGACTTGATGGCAGCTGTCACTCCAAGCAGCACGATACTTCCAATAAAC
The Alicyclobacillus curvatus genome window above contains:
- a CDS encoding glycoside hydrolase family 52 protein produces the protein MSKNMFFNAHHAPIGAYASFTLGFKGAGGGLDLELGQSPRKSVYIGLETRAGGTYDALPFFDFGEDEAKRYDVEKTELDSDSNQVVRPIPPELITRDFRLGTDTWSAGDLTFTIYSPVEGVPDPATADANALKEVLVPAVIVELTVDNTSADCKRRAFFGYEGSDPYSGMRFFQQESGLKGVGQGRMTAFVSADSSVKQAMHFSMQDILTTPLEANWTFGLGKVAAFIMDVPAREKKTFRFAVCFHRAGIVTSGLDASYYYARFFKNIEEVGAFAIENAEHLIAKAKQSNALVENAGLSADQQFMMAHAIRSYYGSSQLLDLDGRPFWVINEGEYRMMNTFDLTVDQLFFELKMNPWTVKNELDMFVSRYSYRDEVRFPGEVEMHRGGLSFTHDMGVANQLSRAGYSAYEEYGLTGCFSHMTHEQLVNWVLCAAVYTEQTGDNEWLSANLGVLEECFESMLNRDNPDPARRNGVMALDSSRTMGGAEITTYDSLDTSLGQARNNLYLASKSWAAYVGLNKLFTDHGRLELADVAMDQALRCARTIVSFQTDAGYIPAVMGEDNDSKIIPAIEGLVFPYYMNCHDALDFEGRFGFFLNAIKKHFEVVLVEGVCLFPDGGWKISSTSDNSWLSKVYLCQFVARQILGVRDDKSTAAADGAHVGWLTHPTLSIWSWSDQMVKGEAIGSRYYPRGVTSILWLDED
- a CDS encoding ROK family transcriptional regulator; translation: MRATGDQTYIKNLNRSIVLNLLRFHSPLSRVEISRQTGLTKATVSGIIEQLIQEQYVLEDGLLQSTGVGRKPVPLRFNPGAGHVIGVDVGVDYFRVLVMDLSCRVLNTYEDAIADTESADETYHKMVDIIKIAVHAASHSPLGVIGVGVGIPGLVDSTRGVILNAPNLHWKDIPLRSMLEGELGLPIFIENEANVGAIGEQLFGAGRDVSNVVFLSLGRGIGTGIILNDHLIRGQAGIAGEFGHMTIDENGPECSCGNRGCLELYASETAVIRHYKKLTNLSVSFKNIIKRLEEGDENAKKAVESAAHYLGVGLASLVNALNPALILVSSRFASAEQEVISTVAEVISGRSFIAPYSPARVQTSQFGSSSCGIGAGALALQAHFSGPESSPLVVSAWSKS
- the xylA gene encoding xylose isomerase, translated to MAYFADVEKVQYEGPKSRNPLAFKYYNPDEVVLGQTMAEHLRFAVSYWHTFTLQGNDPFGLPTMVRPWDGSEGMDLAKKRVEAAFEFLDKLNVRYFCFHDRDIAPEGATLRETNQNLDVIVNMIEEYMKSSGKKLLWNTANMFSNPRFVHGAATSADANVFAFAAAQVKKGLEVAKQLGADNYVFWGGREGYETLLNTDMKLELDNMARLLQMACDYADEIGFTGQLLLEPKPKEPTKHQYDFDAATTISFLKTHGLDHRFKLNIEANHATLAGHTFEHELYVSRIHGMLGSVDANQGDPLLGWDTDEFPTDLYSTTLAMYQILKNGGLNSGGLNFDAKVRRASMTPIDLFYGHIAGMDSFARGLRVAARLTEDNVLDDFIQQRYSSYQSAIGKTILDGSATFKSLEDYILDKEFVVQSSGRQELLLSVLNQYLLES
- the xylB gene encoding xylulokinase; the encoded protein is MKYVIGIDLGTSAVKVLLVNQEGAVCAEVSKEYPLIQPQSGYSEQDPEVWVTQTLAALRDLVAMADVAALDIEGISYSGQMHGLVLLDARQQVLRNAILWNDTRTTNQCRKITETLGEQLLTITRNVALEGFTLPKLLWVKEHEPDVFTKAVTFLLPKDYVRFRMTGILGMDYSDAAGTLLLDVIAGAWSQQICETLAIPVTLCPPLMESFALVGRLLPGVAAETGLAETTKVFAGGADNACGAIGAGILSAGDTMCSIGTSGVVLSYEDNQHRDFRGKVHFFNHAKANAYYTMGVTLAAGFSLSWFRGTFAPDESFDDLLSHLGESPIGAHGLLFTPYLVGERTPYADAMIRGSFIGIDGNHQRADFTRAVIEGITFSLRESIELFRREGKEIRRIVSIGGGAKNDDWLQIQADIFDATVLKLENEQGPGMGAAMLAAYGCGWFDSLEACARKFTRVTKEFTPCANSVRQYEELYRVYTEVYPSTRSISAELSKFRITSAD
- a CDS encoding beta-glucosidase gives rise to the protein MHDIELKYRKFPDGFVWGTATASYQIEGAVNEAGRGPSIWDTFSNTPGKVLLGQTGDVACDHYHRYRDDVKMMSELGLQSYRFSLAWPRVFPEKGKFLEGGFDFYKRLLEELHKYNIRPAATIYHWDLPQWLEDAGGWSNRDTVNHYLEFAEAAFKALGDEIPLWITHNEPWCASMLSYGMGEHAPGLRDWRRAYRAAHHLMLSHGEAVQLYRQMGLTGEIGITLNLAPAYPASPAEADVEAAARQDIFSNRWFLDPIFKGTYPSEFSERLEQQIGPLDFVQEGDLKVISEPMDFLGINFYSRSVVKDLADGSLLEVEHVHTENKVTDMGWEVYPPALYDLLKHLQSVYTSLPLYITENGAASADVLTGGQVHDTDRIDYVHAHLQAAHQFIEEGGNLKGYYWWSLMDNFEWAFGYTKRFGIVYVDYDTQARIPKDSYYWYRNIIAENAIHAQHQQQLSTR
- a CDS encoding APC family permease; the protein is MKRILIGRPLKTKETSHARIGIFKGMAVMTPDALSSVAYATDQMESILVAVIGVASTKAYVTDVLGFSMLGTLIIIGLAFLLYLAYRNIIHNYPQGGGAYAIGLHDLGKYWGLSAASTLIVGYTLTVSVSIAAGIDAIGPIIPVIGSHKMIANIALTLIIMLINLRGTSESANIFVPFTYVFIGSIVLLGVTAAIKSAMHPQAIHLPTAAGMHAVQGMGLFLFLKMFANGCSALTGIEAVSNSVPVFRQPSANRAQRLLLTLVITLSLLFLIVSGIAMLHGLTYNPDVPLINQESMLIFGTHGIGYVVTVLVSISTMSILAIAANTAFTGCPALWSSMARDGFMPRWVLHKGDRLVYSNGIVVLTLISLLLTIVFDAKVNELMPLYGVSVFYTFSVSQLGMVVRTIREKKTGWVRGAVLGSGGLALTAGACLIFGVTRFTSGAWLIFICIPLMVFMFSKIQAHYQIVRSELKYDFSRPLHVGEKSITIVPIASVNKSSVHALEYALTNFKNVIAVNVVALDSPEEADVKEEKVRKEWEQLGTGVPLVVIRSQYRAVAKRLQRFIEFELSHFDNDNITVVVPQFITKRWWHKLLHNKTGTVLMAWLLLSKSVKVITVPYRLSR